One window of Micropterus dolomieu isolate WLL.071019.BEF.003 ecotype Adirondacks linkage group LG13, ASM2129224v1, whole genome shotgun sequence genomic DNA carries:
- the LOC123981849 gene encoding nucleus accumbens-associated protein 2: MSQQLHVEIPNFGATVLGSLNEQRLLGHYCDVSILVKGQAFKAHRAVLAASSLYFRDLFSSSTKTQFELPSSVTPACFEQILTFCYTGKLTMAASEQLVVMYTAGYLQIQHIVERGMDLMFKANSPHCDSQTAGTLEETGSEPQSPCNNGNGLAVAALLGTPGWSPSLLMPHRKIKLEGGDPTPLTIPSTQSKISSSELGSRLARASSLFYTTAGGTHIPGMPPYHLQGAGGGGAGIERSSPGASSLPTTDSPTSYQNEDEEFEEEPYDGITEDAYSHLYGRSANPYGIQDKPEMAAVPLALENRNCVLIRRDLVALPASLISQIGYRCHPKLYSEGDPGEKLELVAGTQVFMTRGQLMNCHLCAGIKHKVLLRRLLATFFDRNTLANSCGTGIRSSTSDPSRKPLDSRVLNAVKLYCQNFNPNFKESEMNVIAADMCTNARRVRKRWLPKIKSMLPDGMEVYRAGMGMGAAVGLGLALGAPQPGATLPFEPDFKTLEQRLYPDRKDPLRTHPALTEGSPGSGAAGAEAEGEGEGVVQEEPEEDEDEAGLEGVDGSLSAPSLIPGAEAGNCGDTPSEQEVESFGQGLRVNGQ, from the exons ATGTCCCAGCAGCTCCATGTGGAGATCCCGAACTTTGGAGCCACAGTTCTGGGCTCCCTTAATGAGCAGCGCCTGCTGGGACACTACTGCGATGTATCCATCCTGGTCAAAG GTCAGGCTTTCAAAGCCCACCGGGCCGTTTTGGCTGCCAGCAGCCTCTACTTTCGTGACCTCTTCAGCAGCTCCACCAAGACCCAGTTTGAGTTGCCCTCCTCAGTCACACCGGCTTGCTTTGAGCAGATACTCACTTTCTGCTATACAGGGAAGTTAACAATGGCAGCTAGTGAACAGCTGGTGGTCATGTACACAGCTGGCTACCTCCAAATTCAGCATATAGTTGAAAGAGGCATGGACCTAATGTTCAAGGCGAACTCACCTCACTGTGACTCGCAAACTGCAGGTACCTTAGAGGAAACAGGATCCGAGCCGCAGAGTCCTTGTAATAACGGTAACGGCCTTGCGGTGGCTGCCCTTTTGGGAACCCCGGGCTGGTCTCCATCCCTACTCATGCCGCACCGTAAGATTAAACTAGAAGGGGGTGACCCAACACCCTTGACAATACCCTCGACACAAAGCAAGATTTCATCTTCGGAGTTGGGGAGTCGTTTGGCCAGGGCCAGTTCACTGTTCTACACGACGGCTGGTGGGACCCACATCCCTGGTATGCCTCCTTACCACCTTCAAGGGGCCGGTGGCGGCGGGGCAGGAATTGAAAGGTCAAGTCCTGGAGCATCCAGCCTGCCAACCACTGATAGTCCTACATCCTACCAGAACGAGGATGAGGAGTTTGAAGAAGAGCCCTATGATGGGATCACAGAGGATGCCTACAGTCATCTCTATGGACGTTCGGCTAACCCGTACGGGA TCCAGGACAAGCCAGAGATGGCAGCAGTGCCCTTGGCCTTGGAGAACCGCAACTGTGTGCTGATCCGCCGGGACCTGGTGGCGCTGCCTGCAAGCCTCATCAGCCAGATAGGCTACCGCTGCCACCCTAAGCTCTACTCTGAGGGAGACCCTGGGGAGAAGCTGGAATTGGTAGCTG GTACACAGGTGTTCATGACTCGAGGCCAGCTGATGAATTGTCATCTATGCGCTGGTATCAAACACAAAGTCTTGCTCCGCCGTCTGCTAGCCACGTTCTTTGATAG AAACACTTTAGCCAATAGCTGTGGGACAGGTATCCGTTCTTCTACTAGTGACCCCAGTAGGAAACCCCTGGACAGCAGGGTCCTCAACGCTGTCAAAC TCTACTGTCAAAATTTCAACCCTAACTTCAAGGAGAGTGAAATGAATGTGATTGCTGCTGACATGTGCACAAATGCGAGGCGTGTCCGCAAGCGATGGCTGCCCAAGATCAAGTCCATGCTGCCTGATGGCATGGAGGTGTACCGTGCAGGAATGGGCATGGGCGCTGCTGTGGGTCTGGGCCTGGCGCTGGGTGCCCCTCAACCAGGGGCAACCCTCCCCTTCGAGCCTGACTTCAAGACCCTAGAGCAAAGGTTGTATCCAGATCGCAAGGACCCTCTTAGGACTCACCCAGCCTTGACAGAGGGCAGCCCTGGGTCTGGGGCAGCTGGAGCAGAGGCTGAAGGTGAAGGTGAAGGAGTGGTCCAGGAGGAACCggaggaagatgaggatgaAGCTGGGTTAGAGGGTGTAGACGGATCACTGAGTGCCCCATCTTTGATCCCAGGAGCTGAGGCAGGCAATTGTGGTGACACGCCGTCTGAGCAGGAAGTGGAAAGTTTTGGACAAGGTCTGAGGGTGAACGGACAGTGA